The stretch of DNA CAACGCATGTACTGACTACTGAGGTGATGGGACCATACCAATATCTTGCACACAAAAGTAGCTTCAAAGAAAAACGAAAACTGTACAGAATAGGGAAGTCTTGTATCAGCTAAAGTAATGACCTAAAAAACTAAGAAAAGGTTTCTTTGGGCAGATATAGTAACATCTGAAATCGGCGTCATGCTTTGACAGCCTTTGAGCAAAGCATAAGCATGGCCAATGCAAAGGAAAAGGCAATGCTTTTCGGTTTTGGTTTCTTTAACGATTCTTTTCTCAACAGCTGTGTTTGAAAAAGACTTTTATGCTGTAAGTGCGTTCTTTTCCTCAACGATTCCTTATAAAAGAATAGCTACTTCCTTATTAGCATAGTACAAGAGAAAAGGAGACGCCTAGCAAACCTGAATGTCTCCTTCACTGTAAGCTCTCCTCAACCCAAATGCTGCCTCAAAGTCCAGTCCTTGGAAGTCTAGAAAGTTTGGCCTGACAGCTCCATTCATCCAATCTGCTGAGTTGAGGCATCCAGAACTAACACTTTTCTGGAGTGAGCATTCAGGAATGGCTGGCTTCTCTTTCTCCATGGTTGGGAGTTCGGCCTGTATAAGAACTTGTTCAGCTTGCCTTGGGATTTCTTCAACTTGCAGCATGGGAATCTTAACATCCAGAAGTTCAGAGATTGTCTCTTCGATTGCAGACTTCTCCATGAGTTCCTTCTCGCACTCATATAACACTTCACTTAGGAGAGGGTCATTTTGAATGGTGCTGATATCTGCATCCTTGATAGTTTGATCCATTGCACTTTCGCTGCCAGACATCATTGAGATGGCAGCTGCAACAGGATCAATGCTGAGCAACGGTTCTTCGATGATGACTTCTGGAGCTTTGAACAGGTCCCCTTCTCCTCCAAGGTCATATTCTGACACCAGGGATGGCTGTACCATGTTCCCCTGTTCAGTAATAAAATAGAGATGAGAACCATTTCCAATTGGCTAGAAGATAATAAAATCATAGTAATTAGAATGGTAGTATATAAATGAAAGCCGACAAGCTGGTAAGAACGAGGCAGTCTATCTGTCTAATTGAAATGGTAGTAGGACAAACAGAGGCGACGAGATAATCTTGCTATGATGCTATTTGTTAATAAGAATATATTTCGTGGTAGGTACAATGGATCACCACTGCCAATTCtttgtttggtttggtttggttttgtCTTGTAGGTATCGAGCTGCTGTACAGAAGAGACTAAGGCAATTCAAGGTCCAGCAGTATTAAGTTGCAGTAATAGACCACTCCTTTGAGGAGGTAGACGTGTAGAAGCAATATTTGCAAGTATCTGCTGATGCATATGTCAACTAATTAAAAGTCCCCATCGTGCTCCGGCAGCATATACTAGTGGACATGGTCAGCATCTCAGCATCAGAAATGAAATCCTGGATAAAAACATAACCGAAGGCTGAACCTAATTTGATGCCTTGGCTATCtatctgctcccttagaagcaGAGGACGCCACTAAATATCTGAAACCATGTGGCCTTTGTGATGTGGAGAAGAAGATTCAAAATAGAAAGCAAGAAAAGCTGCAGCCAACACGAGCGATTATTCAGAATAAATCTATTAGACAGAATGAATAAATAAATCACAGGTGACTTGTACTTTGATGGGGTACTCTTTTTTGGGACATGAAAGATTGTTTATTCGGGCAGAAGGCTTTCCAGCAGGTGATATGTACTACTGCTTGGAAGCGCCAGTGTTTTATGCAGCAGTCCAGTCACGCTTAGTTTGCCTAAGACGGTTGAACCTGTTTTCCAAAGCCATTGATTCCAGAGGTGTCCAAATCCAATCCAACCCAACCCTAGCTAGTGTTACAAGTGGAGAATCAAGGGCTGTTCCTTCTAGTTGACATATGCACATATAGTATTATTACAAAGTAAGCAGTGGGCAATTTGATAGAGCCCCGACAATGCAAGCTATCTACATCAAACCAGAATGGGGGGCGGGAAAGAGAGGAAAGCgacattttttttttcttttctggagACGGTGGCGGCGCATAAACAGCAGCTAGCAATTCTATTTCTGTTGAGCAGAAATTCCTTCTCTGCAAACCTTCCTTGCTTCGAAATTGCACAGAAGcagttttttattttctttccaGTAGTTAATCGATGAATTCTGTGGGGGGAATCAGAGAGCAAGAGGAgcagagggagaggaggaaacGAAATCGCAATATAAGACGGCAGTGCTCTGCTCACCAGGTGGGCGGCGGGCATCTCCGGCAGAGAGGCCGCGGCGTCCATGGAGACGGAgtgcgcggccgcggcggagaaGGCGAGGTCGTAGGCCGGCTGGTGCTGCGAGGACGCGAGCGCCGCGGGGGAGTAGGCGGCGGCGAAGCCGAACCCGGCGTCGGCGTACATGGTGGCGGGCTTCGACTGCGAGGTCTCGGgactcagcagcagcagccagatccctctctctcccttcctTCACTCCAACCTCACCGCGTGAGGCGTGagctcagcagcagcagtagctcGGCCTGGCGGCCGATCTTGTCCTGTGGTGGTTTGTTAGAGCCAGCGCAGCGGGCGGCGGTTGGTTGCTGTCCTTTACCTCGCCTGCCTTGTGACGCGCGCCCACCAAGCTCGCTGTTCTACCGGGAGTAGAGCGGGGGCGGAGCAGGGGGAGGTACATGCATGCCCGCCCGCCCGACCTAGCTGCTGTGCTACCTAggcgatggatggatggatggatggagggggggcgggggcgggggcggcgttcCTTGGCTCGGCGGTGGGGTTTATGGCCGCTTTATAGGAGTAGCCCCAGGCCgcgcagggaggaggaagacgaaagCAAGCTCATGAATGGGACAAAAGCGTGGTGGGGCCCGGTTGTTGCGGTCGCGGGGCCCACTAACAGTAAACTCGCGCAAGCAAAAGTTAGCTAGCAGCGCGTGGGCTGGCCCTGGCCTGGCCTGCAGCAGCCTGCTGCGACGACGAGCTAGTGGACGCCGCTGATGATGCATGCCAGGCCAAGGCCGACTGCGCTGCACGGGGAGTGTCCGCACCACCAATCACCACCCTGCCATTTACCAACCTGGATATCCGATTAGTAATTACTGGCCTTTCAGTAAGTAAACTATTAAATTAACTTGCTGCTTAGGCTAGTAAAACTCAACCGATCAACGACCATGAGGCGTGCAGCTACGTGTGCGTACGATCCTGCAGTGGCTAAGCCTGTGAATTATATTCCCTCAAAAGTTTTTTTCCCAGCTAGTAGCTAGCTAGTAATGGGGAAGCCGTTTCCACTAGTTTCTTCTACTTGTTTTCCAGTTTTCTAGAACAAAGAACAGGTGATTCCATCCTAGATAGCTCAATTTTGCACGATTTATTTAACTACTCCTTCCGTATCAAAATATTTGTCACCCTTAACTTTTTCTTACAACTTTGACCATTCGTCTTATTCAAAAAATTATTGCAAACGTACAAAAAGTCAAGTCATGCTTAAAATACCTATAATAATAAAGCATATCACAAACAAGTAGATGGTATTTACATAATTTTTTGAATAAAATAAATAATTAAAGTTATGAGAAAAATTCAACGGTGATAAATATTTTAATACGGAGGGAGTATTACCTATATTTCTCGCAATACCACCTTTGAGTTGTAACGTTGACCACTATGTTAAAAAATATGTAGCTGTAATATCTAATGGATCTACGAGCAGCCTATGAAAGTACTTTCGCAACATAAATATGCACACATGATGTTTACGTTTCCAAAATAAACGTAACTATCCAGAGTCGTGGTTTTAAAAGATTGAAGGGATGTCGGCCAAAGGTTCAAGTACTTCAGACTGGATGGAGtagaagttttttttttttttgaagcgGCCGGATGGAGTAGAAGTTAACCAGCACACAAAGCAATAAGCTAAGTACGTACTCCATGCGCTATGCATAACAAAATACACACACAATTCCATCCAAATCTCCTGCAATTGCAACAGTGCACATTTTGCACCAGATCGGTGGTGGACAATAATGGATCGGTGGTGGAACCAGAAATGCCCCTGAAATGACTTGCTAATTCCACCAGATGACAGTGACGGCAGGCGCGGCTGAGCCGTCATGAGATGCTGACGCCAATGATATTTTTAGCAATACCATCAACAATATGTAATGCTACCAGTTAAACAAATCAGGCCACCCTCCCACTCTAGCTAGATCATCAGCGCCCCCAGCGAGCTTGCTTGCTTACTAGTTCTTTACTGCTACTAATCAACATCGCTGTCATTATCTGCTTGCTGcaccatctctctctctctctctctctctctctctctctctctctctctctctctcaagacAAAAACAGGGCAACTAAGCCAGAGTCATTAGCAGCAATCATATCGACACCGGACACTACTACATGCATGTACCTATTGGTAAAAGCGACGGGATTCATATATGGACACACCAAGTGGTCAGGTGAAGTGTATATTTATAGGCAGTGATTTCATTCAATTTATTTGCTCTATTATTGTTGGACAAAACTGTTAGCTAGGTGATCCCAGCACTGCAGCACAGGATAAAGCCTTGTCCACACCTGGTAAGTCAGTAACCACTTGACAATTACCTGTTGGAAAGAAAAGGCTTGTGTGTAGCAACAATCAGTCAGCTGTAGCTAGCACACCACTAGCTAGATGGATGGATACAGAGCTAGCATATATGCGGGAACAACAtgtcatcagccacaagtagaCCATCATCTTGCTGGCCAGCCAAAGTAACAGACATCACAGTGGCTTCCTGAAATGACTGGAGATATATTAAAATACTGCATGATTGGCCACAACCATATATAGACGACATTATATAGTAGCTCGCTTATTTTTATTGATAGGCTAACCCTGGTAAGTAAGAGGTGGCACTCATTCACAAGTATTTAATTAGTGAAGCGACGACTGATCGATGTCGTTTTGGTGAACGTGAATGCAGTTTAATTCCACCGTTATTCTAAAGTAAAAGTCTCTGCAGGTGCGTGCATGATTCAGAACGGAAAATCGATTCTCATTCTCAACAAAAGATGAGTTAGCACAGATGGAGATAAGAATATTTGTAAACAAAAAGTTCAAAAGTGCATGCATGGATGCATGGTTTGCAGCCCATCCCAAGCACAGATGGAATCCCAATTCTCTCGCTCTGTGGCCGTGAGTCGAATTCCCCTCCCGCCGGCACGCGGGATTCTTGTGCGCCAGCTAAGCAGCCTGCCTGCCTGAATCTTGAAAGGCACATCGTCGCATCGATCCTGACATTCAGTTGGGCTTGCAACACGTTTTGCCTTGTAAAAGGCAGTAGAGAGAGATGACTTGACAGGCGGAGATTAGCAGTCCGGAGCATGATCATATCAGGTGTTAGTAAAATAGAAAGCTGTGGGAATTCGTCACTTGCAATCTGTATTGGAATGAACATCGCTCCTGCACTCCAAATTCAGCGCACCGGCCACACCTTGCAATTAATCTGCTGAGATTCCCAGCAGAGCAAAGGCCAAAAGGAGCCAAGCAATTAATTCTTGTGGccaggaaaagaaaaggaaacacTGGCTAGCTAGCATCGTCAACCAATTTTATAGTATTGTCTGCTTCTAAATGTAAATGGGGCGACCAACAAGCAATAAACAAATTGCATGAAGTGATGGGTACTCCTAGCTAGCTCTCCTTTTACGCAGCTCCACGGAATCAGCAAGAATGGCCTCCTCATGCTGCCTGCCATGcatataatatatataaaaaagtgTGGTTTACAATCTCGAACTATCTTAAAACTTCAATTTTCAATCTTCAATTACAAACCGGGTAACATAGACCATCCAACTATCGAAACCAAATGAATTTAGCCCTTTGGACAGTTTCAAAagtgattttgtatttttttaaaaattaaaaaaattataactatatctaaaaattaaaaataatttattttaaattggaAAAATATGAATTAGTATCAATTTTTTTCAAAAATGTAGcctatctattattgctctatttgaatcttatttattcaaaaagataggcataactacaagcaaccaaatactatgaaCATTAAAAAGTTGGATCCGAATAACTGAAAAGTAGAGTGTCAATAGATATGCTAcctttttagaaaaaatattaTACCTATTTcgtatttttttatttaaaatgaattacttataaactttttagtttaaatttgaatattttaaattttcacaAAATGAAAAACCACCTTTGAAACAGTCCAAAGAGCCAAATTTGCCTGGTTTCGACAGTTGGATGGCCTATGTTATCCGGTTCTGCAGTTGAAGATTGAAAATCGAACTTTTGTGATACTTCGAGAGTGTAAACTAGACTTTTCCttaatatatatgtatatatatagtcATCCATGTGTTGCTGAGaataatacatatatatatatgaaaaatatATTCTACACGCGCTTGTACCTACTCCTACATATGTATCTCATGATTTAGGACGTATCTGACTCAATGAAAGGTATGTACGAGGTGTATGTGATCGTACTAAACTATCTGTGATGGTATATACATTGAGTATGTGATCTATGTACATAGAGTACGTGGACATACTCAATTTTATATACTGGTACTAAGgtataataatatatattttttatatatttagAATGATGGTATGCTGATGGTGGGAGTAGCTACACGCGGGTGTAGATAAAACTCatctattatatatatatatattcttaAATTAGGTTGGGTGACTACTTGACCTACCCATCACTTGCTCATGATTGTGCTGCGTGCAGCTTGGGCAGCAACTTGGAGGGGAGGCTTTGGATTCCCCCCGTTGGCAGCCAGTGAGATGGAATGGCCTAGCCGCAGCGGCTGCGCTCGCTAGCAGCTGCGGCCTGCGGGCTGAGGGGGACGGAGTGAGTGGGAATCTGTGGTGGGAACCCCTCCATATGCTCAAGACGGCCAGTGGGAGGCCTCGCATCGTCGCTCGATTGGTTCTGCACCAAGAAAAGGAGCAATCGACATCTGCCCGTCGCGCTCCCAACTTGTGAATTGTCATGGATGGATCCATCGACGATGGCCTCCTTTTCAGACTTATATACCTGACGTCGTTGATGCCCGGCCCCGGTCGCATCAACGGGCGGGGCCCCCCGCAGCGTGTTGTCTTTTATGCGTTTGGGTTTTTCCAATCATGCAAGCTTCCTTACGGAAAATTACCGTCGGGTATACTTACGCATAGTTACGATGCAATGCTGAACCAAGCTTTGTGATTTTGTTGCCTTTTCGGATTTGCTTATTGTGGAAAAAAAATATTCATCCTAGTTTGAAAAGCCTTAATCCAGATAAACAAAAGCTAAGAGTCAAGGTTAATTTTTGGATTGCAAAGTGGATAAATCTGAATTGTTAAATTCAAATTAATACGTTACCTACACATTATATTCCTACACTATCTTTTACGGCGGTGCATCATCTGCTACCTAACAAAATAGTAGGGATGATCCACCCTGGCACCTCCTTATTGACATCGCCACCACTGTCCTTAGCATTGTTGTGCTGAGTACCACACTTTTTCCCCACCTCACCAATAGCACTACCACCATACCGTTATCATCATTTTCCTTTTCCGTCCAATAACAATGGAATCTGTCCCTGTCCCATAAGAGGTAGCCATGGTCACCATCTTCCTCATTGTCTATGGAGCACAGGTCGCTTGAGCTCTCTCCCTTGGAAAGCTCAATAGCATCCTCCTCAAACAAGGGTCAAATGACTAATAATGACCCGTGCGGACGCAGAGCAGATCCGATGACACAGTCGAAGATAGGCGACAAGTTTAATGCATTGTGTTAAGGTTAGGGATATATATGGAAGAATAAGGCAACATGACGCATCGAAAATTATGGTCTACATTTGAAGGCTTCGTGAGCCTAGCCCACGAAGTATCCGCCATGTGGCTATGCGATTTTTTCTGCTACAAAATGTTTCAGGAACCAGTTTTTCTAGAAAAATTTGTCGAGAACATTCACATATTCAGGGTAGAAATTGCCCCATCTCATCATCCGAGACTCAACAGTTCCTCTCTTGTAGTTGTAAAATCGTGACAAACCCATTCAAGATTACTCTTTGTGGAGTTATGATTAACTCAACGTGATGTGCGATtgagctgccgccggtggaagATGCTCCTCATAGAGTGCGTACAATCTACAGTATGATGCGGTTGGATGGCGTCGTCAACCATGCATCTATTCTATGGAGCGGCCGGGGCAGTGGACGGAGGGGGAAGGGATGCATCGCACGCACGAGGGAACAGCAAGCAACAGGGAAGCAAAAGCAGAGTAGAAAccgtcctccgcgcgccgcGCTCCATCCACTCGTCACAGACGGACatccgtcgccgtcgccgtcgctcgCTCGTTATGCCGCTATGCACGCGCAACAACGCAATCGAATTGAATCGATCTGGGGTTTGCACCGCGATGCATGCATGTTCCACGGCTGACGGGGACGCGAGCACGAAAGTCAAACACCGCCGCATGTCCGG from Panicum hallii strain FIL2 chromosome 3, PHallii_v3.1, whole genome shotgun sequence encodes:
- the LOC112888059 gene encoding uncharacterized protein LOC112888059, whose amino-acid sequence is MYADAGFGFAAAYSPAALASSQHQPAYDLAFSAAAAHSVSMDAAASLPEMPAAHLGNMVQPSLVSEYDLGGEGDLFKAPEVIIEEPLLSIDPVAAAISMMSGSESAMDQTIKDADISTIQNDPLLSEVLYECEKELMEKSAIEETISELLDVKIPMLQVEEIPRQAEQVLIQAELPTMEKEKPAIPECSLQKSVSSGCLNSADWMNGAVRPNFLDFQGLDFEAAFGLRRAYSEGDIQNLGANTPRPAGNAANLQTPCERLVTISDLKTEERKQKLSRYRKKKIKRNFGRKIKYACRKALADSQPRVRGRFAKIEECDLLKPSK